In Spinacia oleracea cultivar Varoflay chromosome 5, BTI_SOV_V1, whole genome shotgun sequence, a single window of DNA contains:
- the LOC130462050 gene encoding calmodulin-interacting protein 111-like yields the protein MHSSELEPAHQQECCCLVPSGCSKTLMARPVASEAGLNFLAVKCPELFSKWVDESEKAVRSLFAKARANAPSVIFFDEIDNLVVIRGKESDGVSVADRVMSQLLVELDGLHGRVNVTVIAATNRPDKIDPALLRPGWFDRLLYVGPPSETDRVDVFHVHLRKMPCGFDVDVSELAHLTEGCTGADISSICREAAISAIEENLNCSEVKMEH from the exons ATGCATTCGAGCGAATTGGAACCTGCCCACCAACAGGAGTGTTGTTGTTTGGTCCCCTCTGGATGCAGCAAAACGCTCATGGCCCGTCCTGTAGCTTCTGAGGCAGGACTGAATTTTCTGGCTGTCAAGTGTCCAGAGTTATTCAGCAAGTGGGTTGATGAATCTGAGAAGGCTGTTAGATCTCTTTTTGCCAAAGCAAGAGCTAACGCGCCATCAGTTATATTTTTTGATGAAATAGACAATCTTGTTGTCATCCGTGGAAAGGAAAGTGATGGTGTTTCAGTTGCAGATAGGGTCATGAGTCAACTTTTGGTTGAATTGGATG GTCTACATGGAAGAGTTAATGTTACTGTTATTGCTGCTACAAATCGTCCTGACAAGATTGATCCTGCCCTTCTTAGACCAG GGTGGTTTGATCGACTCCTATATGTTGGACCCCCTAGTGAAACAGATCGTGTTGACGTATTTCATGTTCATTTGCGTAAAATGCCTTGCGGTTTTGATGTTGATGTAAGCGAGCTGGCTCATCTCACTGAAGGTTGTACTGGTGCTGACATATCTTCGATCTGCAGGGAAGCAGCAATTTCAGCAATTGAA GAGAACCTAAATTGTTCAGAAGTAAAGATGGAGCACTAA